CTGAAATGATCCGTCTTCGGAAGGCTCCATCGAGGTGCGCGGATTGGATGCTCGGGTGTTCGAACGGGTAGCAGCGAGGGCGTGTGTGGTCGACGCCCACAAGCACAACGCCTCAGTACTCCTCCTGGTAGTGAAGGGTGATGCGGTTGGCAAAGATGTTTAGGGCAAGGGTGATCAGGAAGAGCATCAGGCCGACGGCAAAGATGCTCTGGTAGACGATCGTCCCCTGTGGCGTGTCCCCCTTGCTCACCTGCACGATAAAGGCTGTCATGGTCTGAATGGACTGCGTAGGGTCGAGGGTCGCCTTCGGGGTCGCTCCCGCCGCCAGGGTCACGATCATGGTCTCCCCGATGGCTCGGCTTACCGCCAGAATAAAGCTCGCCATGATGCCGCTGAAGGCAGCAGGCACGTTCACGCGCACCACCGTCTCGTACTTCGTGGCCCCGAGGGCGTAGGCCGCCTGCGAGAGGCTATCGGGGACGGCCTGAAGGGCATCTTCGCTGAGGGAGGCCACCATCGGAATAATCATAATTCCGACGACAACGCCTGCGCTGAGAGCGTTATAGACGCCGAGGCCTGGAACGACCGTCTGCAGGAGTGGGGTGACGAAGGTGAGGGCAAAGTACCCGTACACGACGGTCGGCACGCCGGCCAGCAACTCCAGGCTCGGCTTCAGAACCTTCCGGACCCATTTGGAGGCGTATTCCGAAATGAAGATGGCACTGGCAAGGCCCACGGGAAGGGCCACCACCGCCGAAATTACGGTTACGAGCAACGTGCCTGCCAGCAGGGCCCAGATGCCGAAGTGCTTCTCCGAAAACTGAGGCGTCCATTGGGTGTCCCCAAAGAATTCCGTCAGGGCCACCGTCTGGAAAAATGGAATCGACTCGATGACCAGGACGGCCGCAATCCCGAGCGTCGTGAGCACACTGACGAGGGCGCACGCCCCGAGCACGTACTCAATGAGCTTTTCTTTCGGGCTATCGTAGACCTGCTGGCGCAGATCCTGGGCCGGCCGGTCGGCCGTCGTCTCGTCGTTCGCGGGTTTTGGGGGGGAAGAAGTGGGCGTGCTCATA
This window of the Salinibacter grassmerensis genome carries:
- the pstC gene encoding phosphate ABC transporter permease subunit PstC, whose product is MSTPTSSPPKPANDETTADRPAQDLRQQVYDSPKEKLIEYVLGACALVSVLTTLGIAAVLVIESIPFFQTVALTEFFGDTQWTPQFSEKHFGIWALLAGTLLVTVISAVVALPVGLASAIFISEYASKWVRKVLKPSLELLAGVPTVVYGYFALTFVTPLLQTVVPGLGVYNALSAGVVVGIMIIPMVASLSEDALQAVPDSLSQAAYALGATKYETVVRVNVPAAFSGIMASFILAVSRAIGETMIVTLAAGATPKATLDPTQSIQTMTAFIVQVSKGDTPQGTIVYQSIFAVGLMLFLITLALNIFANRITLHYQEEY